The following are from one region of the Stanieria cyanosphaera PCC 7437 genome:
- a CDS encoding class I SAM-dependent methyltransferase, with amino-acid sequence MNEYKQQVIDFFNRRTNYDDEGIRHPREAKRLLASIPIQPGQKILDLATGTGLLAIAAARQVGKTGTVIGVDFSPEMLQQARQKILALGIDNLKLIEADIESIQFNPNSFDAIFCCSAITYLVDIPTALQNWYQWLKPKGYLAFTTPAKTAYLASIQVKVCEKILGISLPHINEPLWTPEKCHNLLQQAGFSEIEVEIEESGEYLPFNNRWVNWSGNGFYPRGNPLVNLSSQQLEQLKAEYQREIEKLATDRGIWYDRTTFFVQARK; translated from the coding sequence ATGAATGAATACAAACAACAGGTAATCGATTTCTTTAATCGTCGGACAAACTATGATGATGAAGGAATACGACATCCTCGTGAAGCTAAACGTTTACTAGCATCTATTCCAATTCAACCAGGACAAAAAATACTCGATCTCGCGACAGGAACTGGTTTATTAGCAATTGCAGCAGCACGACAAGTAGGTAAAACAGGAACAGTAATTGGAGTTGATTTTTCTCCAGAAATGTTACAACAAGCTAGACAAAAAATTTTAGCTTTGGGAATAGATAATCTGAAATTAATTGAAGCAGATATCGAGTCAATTCAGTTTAATCCTAACAGTTTCGATGCGATTTTCTGTTGTTCTGCTATTACTTACCTAGTTGATATCCCTACCGCCTTACAAAACTGGTATCAGTGGCTTAAACCAAAAGGTTATCTTGCTTTTACTACTCCTGCCAAAACCGCTTATTTGGCATCAATTCAAGTAAAAGTATGCGAAAAGATTTTAGGTATTTCTTTACCTCATATCAACGAACCACTTTGGACTCCTGAAAAATGTCACAATCTCCTTCAACAAGCAGGTTTTAGTGAGATCGAAGTTGAAATTGAGGAATCGGGAGAATATCTTCCTTTTAATAATCGTTGGGTGAATTGGAGTGGAAATGGTTTTTATCCAAGAGGTAATCCTTTGGTAAATTTATCATCTCAACAATTAGAACAACTTAAGGCTGAATATCAGCGTGAAATTGAAAAATTGGCAACAGATCGAGGAATTTGGTACGATCGCACTACTTTTTTCGTTCAGGCTCGTAAATAA
- the pyk gene encoding pyruvate kinase has product MISLNHRTKIVATIGPASNSPEIIKQMIEAGMSVARLNFSHGTYEDHAKTVHLLRSVAEDLDTPITLLQDLQGPKIRVGYLPNNAIALEKGATIDLVPLFAFNSQPDTVPIDYPYLAEEAEIGAKILLDDGLLELTIVSIEGSIVKCQVVEGGQLKSRKGVNLPNLTLKLPSLTEKDEQDLEFGISQGIDIVALSFVRRAEDLKTLKQLLTAKGSDLPVIAKIEKPQAIANLKEILDQCDGLMVARGDLGVEMRPERVPMLQKEIIRQCNLRNIPVITATQMLESMINNPYPTRAEASDVANAIIDGTDAVMLSGESAVGNYPIKAVQMLARIATDVEPEINFVNNPPAGNDETHALSEALNAIDSILNLRCIVTFTSSGYTALLASGERPQSPVVAFTPNLEVYHRLNLIWGVKPILLDREVITFEELVTQAETLLLQRNLVVTGDHILIMGGIPTQIAGGTNFLKIHTIK; this is encoded by the coding sequence ATGATTTCTCTCAATCATCGTACTAAAATTGTTGCGACCATTGGGCCAGCTAGTAACTCTCCAGAAATAATCAAACAAATGATTGAAGCTGGGATGAGTGTAGCAAGATTAAACTTTTCTCACGGTACTTATGAGGATCATGCCAAAACAGTTCATTTATTGCGTTCGGTAGCAGAAGATTTAGATACGCCAATTACTTTATTACAGGATTTACAAGGACCAAAAATTCGAGTTGGTTATTTACCCAATAACGCGATCGCTTTAGAAAAAGGAGCTACGATAGATTTAGTTCCTCTTTTTGCATTTAATTCTCAACCTGATACTGTTCCGATAGATTATCCTTATTTAGCAGAAGAAGCAGAAATAGGCGCAAAAATTTTACTCGATGACGGTTTATTGGAATTAACTATCGTATCTATTGAAGGAAGTATAGTTAAATGTCAGGTAGTAGAAGGAGGTCAACTTAAAAGTCGTAAAGGGGTAAATCTGCCCAATCTTACCCTTAAGTTACCATCTTTGACAGAAAAAGACGAACAAGATTTAGAATTTGGAATTTCTCAAGGAATAGATATTGTTGCTTTAAGTTTTGTGCGTCGTGCAGAAGATCTTAAAACTCTCAAACAATTATTAACAGCAAAAGGGTCAGATCTTCCAGTCATTGCCAAAATAGAAAAACCTCAAGCCATTGCCAACTTAAAAGAAATTCTCGATCAATGCGATGGTTTAATGGTAGCGCGAGGAGACTTAGGCGTAGAAATGCGTCCTGAAAGAGTACCGATGCTGCAAAAAGAAATTATTCGTCAATGTAATTTAAGAAATATTCCTGTTATTACTGCTACTCAGATGCTGGAAAGCATGATTAACAATCCCTATCCTACTCGCGCTGAAGCTAGTGATGTGGCCAATGCGATTATTGATGGTACAGATGCAGTCATGTTGTCTGGAGAGTCGGCAGTAGGCAATTATCCGATTAAAGCAGTACAAATGTTAGCGCGAATTGCAACCGATGTTGAACCAGAAATTAACTTTGTTAACAATCCTCCTGCTGGTAATGATGAAACTCATGCTTTAAGTGAAGCACTAAATGCGATCGATTCTATTTTAAATTTACGTTGTATTGTAACTTTTACCAGTAGTGGTTATACAGCTTTACTTGCTTCTGGAGAACGACCCCAATCACCCGTAGTTGCTTTTACTCCTAATCTTGAGGTTTATCATCGTCTCAATTTAATTTGGGGAGTGAAACCAATTTTATTAGATCGCGAAGTGATTACGTTTGAAGAATTGGTTACCCAAGCTGAAACTCTGTTGCTGCAACGGAATTTAGTTGTAACAGGCGATCACATTTTGATTATGGGTGGTATTCCAACCCAGATTGCTGGAGGTACTAATTTTCTCAAGATTCATACTATTAAATAA
- the mltG gene encoding endolytic transglycosylase MltG, with product MSSILGLLILVTGIGIGLGWLWWRSQIAPSATQQQNNSSLEPIQFTVSPGTAGQQIGQQLIQAGLIKSSEAWKLWVWWQQKQDPTGGFKAGTYLLSPQDNLPAIAEKIWRGELMQTKFTIPEGWSIQQMAQYFESVGYFSAEDFVAAASKIPTDKYPWLPPNLPHLEGFLYPDTYKISSDRIGNPQDIIEVMLNQFQQIALPVYQENKKQTNLSLLEWVTLASIVEKEAVVKDERGLIAGVFTQRLKRGMTLGSDPTVEYGLGIKQTADRPLTFAEVATPSPYNTYINAGLPPTPIASPGIASLEATLKPESTEYLYFVARYDGTHVFSKTLAEHEAATKQIRRQRQNQL from the coding sequence ATTTCTTCAATCCTTGGGTTATTAATTTTAGTAACTGGGATTGGAATTGGACTAGGATGGTTGTGGTGGCGATCGCAGATTGCTCCAAGCGCAACCCAACAACAAAATAATTCTTCTCTTGAACCAATTCAGTTTACTGTTTCTCCAGGTACTGCTGGACAACAAATCGGTCAACAGTTAATACAAGCTGGTTTGATTAAATCGTCAGAAGCTTGGAAATTATGGGTGTGGTGGCAACAAAAACAAGATCCGACTGGTGGTTTTAAAGCAGGTACTTATTTACTTTCTCCTCAAGATAACCTACCTGCGATCGCAGAAAAAATCTGGCGTGGCGAATTGATGCAAACTAAGTTTACCATTCCTGAAGGTTGGTCAATTCAACAAATGGCTCAATATTTTGAATCGGTTGGTTATTTTAGTGCGGAAGATTTTGTCGCTGCTGCTAGTAAAATTCCGACAGATAAATATCCTTGGTTACCTCCAAATTTACCTCATCTAGAAGGATTTTTGTATCCCGATACTTATAAAATTAGTAGCGATCGCATTGGTAATCCTCAAGATATTATTGAGGTAATGTTAAATCAATTTCAACAAATTGCCCTGCCTGTCTATCAAGAAAATAAAAAACAAACCAATCTTAGTTTATTAGAGTGGGTCACTCTTGCCAGTATTGTGGAAAAAGAAGCAGTAGTCAAAGACGAACGTGGTTTAATTGCTGGTGTGTTTACTCAAAGGCTAAAACGTGGCATGACATTGGGTTCAGATCCTACAGTTGAATATGGTTTGGGAATTAAACAAACTGCGGATCGTCCCCTTACCTTTGCCGAAGTAGCAACTCCTTCTCCTTATAATACTTATATTAATGCTGGTTTACCGCCAACCCCGATTGCTAGTCCAGGAATTGCTAGTTTGGAAGCTACTCTGAAACCTGAAAGTACTGAGTATTTATATTTTGTAGCTCGTTACGATGGTACTCATGTTTTTAGTAAAACTTTAGCCGAACATGAGGCTGCTACTAAACAAATTCGTCGTCAAAGACAAAATCAACTTTAG
- a CDS encoding DUF3727 domain-containing protein, translating to MSSSKFEKEHEQYEEELVTLIDSDGRTLLCYIEQYLEYEGMTYLLLMPVDIPIVMMSWDEEEEEEDLVEAEMIEDGEEIEAIFADAKAVLAEQNLTLKHTAYTLTATGELPPIDEEQILTLNLEEEDSQLEPEELQFLASFYHAEQKYSIYTPLTPLLFFARYNLDNELELVSPDAEEFQPILEELLADEPE from the coding sequence ATGTCTTCGTCTAAATTTGAAAAAGAACACGAGCAGTATGAAGAAGAATTAGTCACTCTGATTGATTCAGACGGACGTACTTTGCTTTGTTATATTGAACAATATCTTGAATACGAGGGCATGACTTATTTACTTTTAATGCCTGTAGATATTCCAATTGTTATGATGAGTTGGGATGAAGAAGAGGAAGAAGAAGATTTAGTCGAAGCAGAGATGATCGAAGATGGAGAAGAAATTGAAGCCATTTTTGCTGATGCCAAAGCAGTGCTAGCTGAACAAAATCTTACTCTTAAACATACAGCCTATACTCTTACTGCGACGGGAGAATTACCTCCTATTGATGAAGAACAAATTTTAACTTTGAATCTTGAAGAAGAAGATAGTCAGCTAGAACCAGAGGAGTTACAGTTTTTAGCGAGCTTTTATCATGCCGAGCAAAAATATTCTATTTATACTCCCTTAACACCTTTATTGTTTTTTGCAAGATACAATCTGGACAATGAATTAGAATTAGTTTCTCCAGATGCCGAAGAGTTTCAACCAATTCTGGAAGAATTATTAGCAGATGAACCAGAGTAA
- the surE gene encoding 5'/3'-nucleotidase SurE, whose translation MTLNQPLKILISNDDGIFALGVRTLANTLAAAGHKITVVCPDRERSATGHGLTLHQPIRAEPVNSIFHENVIAWSCSGTPADCVKFALSAVLDSRPDFVLSGINHGPNLGTDVLYSGTVSAAMEGTLEGIPSLAFSLVSFTSHQFQPAANFALKLLQRLAIDRLPQATLLSINIPAVAETELAGVMVTRQGLRRYIEKFEKRLDPRGKNYYWLVGEIIEDIEQPEDSSLPPHIMTDVQAIRDRYITITPLRYNLTDSMIVQHLYNLNWFSEPY comes from the coding sequence ATGACGCTCAATCAACCTTTAAAAATATTAATTAGTAATGATGATGGAATATTTGCCCTTGGTGTTCGTACTCTTGCCAATACTTTAGCAGCAGCAGGTCATAAAATTACGGTAGTTTGTCCAGATAGAGAACGTTCGGCGACGGGACACGGACTTACTTTACATCAACCAATTCGTGCAGAACCAGTTAATTCAATCTTTCATGAAAACGTAATTGCTTGGTCTTGTTCGGGTACTCCTGCTGATTGTGTTAAATTTGCTCTTAGTGCTGTGTTGGATAGTCGTCCCGATTTTGTTCTTTCTGGAATTAATCACGGGCCTAATTTAGGTACTGATGTATTATATTCGGGAACTGTTTCAGCAGCGATGGAAGGAACATTGGAAGGTATTCCTAGTCTTGCATTCAGTTTAGTTAGTTTTACTAGTCATCAATTTCAACCAGCAGCAAACTTTGCTCTAAAGTTGCTTCAACGACTAGCAATAGATCGATTACCTCAAGCTACTTTACTTAGTATTAATATTCCTGCTGTAGCAGAAACAGAGTTGGCGGGAGTTATGGTGACTCGTCAAGGTTTACGTCGTTATATTGAGAAATTTGAAAAAAGACTCGATCCTCGTGGCAAAAATTATTATTGGTTAGTAGGAGAAATTATTGAAGATATTGAACAGCCAGAAGATAGCAGTTTACCTCCTCATATTATGACTGATGTTCAAGCAATTCGCGATCGCTATATCACCATCACTCCTCTGCGATATAACCTCACCGATAGCATGATTGTTCAACATCTTTACAATCTTAATTGGTTTTCCGAACCATACTGA
- a CDS encoding ATP-dependent Clp protease ATP-binding subunit yields the protein MFERFTEKAIKVIMLAQEEARRLGHNFVGTEQILLGLIGEGTGVAAKVLKSMGVNLKDARIEVEKIIGRGSGFVAVEIPFTPRAKRVLELSLEEARQLGHNYIGTEHLLLGLIREGEGVAARVLENLGVDLSKVRTQVIRMLGETAEVAAGSGTQGRNKTPTLDEFGSNLTQMASEGKLDPVVGRQKEIERVIQILGRRTKNNPVLIGEPGVGKTAIAEGLAQRIANKDVPDILEDKRVVTLDIGLLVAGTKYRGEFEERLKKIMDEIRQAGNVILVIDEVHTLIGAGAAEGAIDAANILKPALARGELQCIGATTLDEYRKHIERDAALERRFQPVMVGEPTVDETIEILYGLRERYEQHHKLKILDEALEAAAKLSDRYISDRYLPDKAIDLIDEAGSRVRLINSQLPPAAKELDKELREVLKQKDDAVRAQDFDRAGELRDREMEIKEEIRSIASNKKTEEDGGDDSPVVDAEEIAHIVASWTGVPVNKITESESEKLLHMEDTLHQRIIGQEDAVKAISRAIRRARVGLKNPNRPIASFVFSGPTGVGKTELTKALATYFFGSEEAMIRLDMSEYMERHTVSKLIGSPPGYVGYNEGGQLTEAVRRRPYTVVLFDEIEKAHPDIFNMLLQILEDGRLTDAKGRTVDFKNTLIILTSNIGSKVIEKGGGGLGFEFADDQAESQYNRIRSLVNEELKNYFRPEFLNRLDEIIVFRQLSKDEVKEISELLLKEVFTRLTEQDITLEVTEKFKERLVEEGYNPSYGARPLRRAIMRLLEDVLAEEILSGRLGEGDTAQVDIDSEGKVKIIPQAKEQELLPSS from the coding sequence ATGTTTGAACGCTTCACAGAAAAAGCTATTAAAGTGATTATGTTAGCCCAGGAGGAAGCACGCCGTCTGGGACATAATTTCGTAGGCACAGAGCAGATTCTTCTCGGTTTAATCGGTGAAGGAACTGGAGTCGCTGCCAAAGTTCTTAAATCTATGGGCGTTAACCTGAAAGACGCTCGGATTGAAGTTGAAAAAATTATTGGTCGCGGTTCGGGTTTTGTGGCGGTGGAAATTCCTTTCACTCCCAGAGCCAAAAGAGTTCTTGAACTTTCTCTAGAAGAAGCTCGTCAATTAGGACACAATTACATCGGTACAGAACACCTTCTACTCGGTTTGATTCGGGAAGGGGAAGGTGTGGCTGCTAGGGTATTGGAAAATCTGGGTGTGGATTTATCGAAGGTTCGCACTCAGGTGATTAGAATGCTTGGCGAAACTGCCGAGGTAGCAGCAGGTTCTGGTACTCAGGGAAGAAATAAAACTCCGACCCTCGATGAATTTGGTTCTAATCTGACTCAAATGGCATCGGAAGGTAAACTCGATCCTGTAGTTGGTAGACAAAAGGAAATCGAGCGAGTGATCCAGATTTTGGGTCGTCGAACCAAAAATAATCCTGTTTTAATCGGTGAACCTGGAGTAGGTAAAACTGCGATCGCGGAAGGTTTAGCCCAACGGATTGCAAACAAAGATGTTCCAGATATTCTCGAAGACAAACGTGTGGTTACTCTCGATATTGGCTTGTTGGTAGCAGGTACTAAATATCGAGGTGAGTTTGAGGAACGACTCAAGAAGATTATGGATGAAATTCGTCAGGCTGGAAATGTGATTCTGGTAATCGACGAGGTTCATACTTTAATTGGTGCTGGTGCAGCCGAAGGAGCAATCGACGCAGCTAATATCTTGAAACCAGCTTTGGCTAGAGGTGAGTTGCAGTGTATTGGTGCAACGACCCTTGATGAATACCGTAAGCATATCGAACGAGATGCAGCCCTGGAACGTCGTTTTCAACCTGTGATGGTAGGTGAACCAACCGTAGATGAAACAATTGAAATTCTGTACGGTTTGCGCGAACGTTACGAACAACACCATAAATTGAAAATTTTAGATGAGGCTTTAGAAGCAGCAGCTAAACTATCTGACCGTTACATCAGCGATCGCTATTTACCTGATAAAGCGATTGATTTGATTGATGAGGCTGGTTCTCGTGTTCGTTTGATTAATTCTCAACTTCCCCCGGCTGCTAAGGAACTGGATAAGGAATTGCGCGAAGTTCTCAAACAAAAAGACGATGCAGTTCGAGCGCAAGATTTTGACCGGGCAGGGGAATTACGCGATCGCGAAATGGAAATCAAAGAAGAAATTCGTTCGATCGCCTCGAATAAGAAAACTGAAGAAGATGGGGGGGATGATTCTCCTGTAGTTGATGCGGAAGAAATCGCTCACATTGTCGCTTCTTGGACTGGTGTACCAGTTAACAAGATTACCGAATCGGAATCTGAAAAGCTGTTGCACATGGAAGATACTTTGCATCAGCGTATTATTGGTCAAGAAGATGCGGTGAAAGCTATTTCGAGAGCCATTCGTCGGGCTAGAGTTGGTCTAAAAAATCCCAACCGTCCGATTGCGAGCTTTGTCTTCTCTGGTCCTACAGGCGTTGGTAAAACAGAGTTAACTAAAGCCTTAGCTACCTATTTCTTTGGTTCGGAAGAAGCCATGATCCGACTGGATATGTCGGAGTATATGGAACGTCATACTGTTTCTAAGCTGATTGGTTCTCCTCCTGGATATGTAGGTTACAACGAAGGCGGTCAGTTAACTGAAGCTGTTCGCCGTCGTCCTTATACAGTCGTGCTATTTGATGAGATTGAGAAAGCACACCCAGACATCTTCAATATGCTGTTACAAATTCTAGAAGATGGTCGCCTGACTGATGCTAAGGGCAGAACGGTAGATTTCAAGAATACACTGATTATTCTGACTTCCAACATCGGTTCTAAAGTAATTGAGAAAGGTGGTGGTGGTTTAGGATTTGAGTTTGCCGATGACCAAGCCGAATCTCAATACAATCGTATTCGTTCTTTAGTTAATGAGGAATTGAAGAACTACTTCCGTCCAGAATTCCTTAACCGCTTGGATGAAATCATTGTCTTCCGTCAATTGAGTAAGGATGAAGTCAAAGAAATTTCCGAGCTTCTACTCAAGGAAGTATTTACTCGTCTAACAGAACAAGATATTACTTTGGAAGTGACGGAGAAATTCAAGGAGCGTTTAGTAGAAGAAGGTTACAATCCTTCTTATGGTGCGCGTCCTCTTCGTCGAGCTATTATGCGCCTGTTGGAAGATGTACTTGCTGAAGAAATTCTTTCTGGTCGTTTAGGAGAAGGTGATACGGCACAAGTAGATATTGACTCAGAAGGCAAGGTTAAAATTATTCCTCAAGCAAAAGAACAGGAATTATTACCTTCTTCTTAG